In Halomarina litorea, a single window of DNA contains:
- a CDS encoding lipopolysaccharide biosynthesis protein, whose product MKGRLRKLKRLLSPNSDLASQTVVGGMWVAFTNGGGRVLHLTMLVVLARLLSPSEFGVFGIALLALSALQRFSQLGINDALVQLPDADVDDYLDTAFTLRFIRGVVIAAVAYLLAPHVASVFGEPRATALLRAVVFATLFQTLNNPGTIYFEKDLEFHKQFAFVISGTFTRVSVSIGYALFVEATVWALAVGFLAGNFVQMVASYLIHDYRPWPGFDVPKAREMVGYGKWILGSGVVAFLFREGDDALVGVLLGSGALGLYQLSYRLSNAPATEIAQSVSRVVMPAYSKLQEDIEAVREGFFRALRLSTLVSFPVGVGIIVVAPPFVATFLGDQWTEMIVPMQVLTGFGLLRSIRSPTSPLFKALGRPDYMTKIQAVRLAVLAVLIYPLTTAYDLTGTAAAVLVTGLVSAPLGAVLAARLVEDDVTSFAAILAYPALGSAVMGAAAWTVREGVAATGLGSLVTFVATVLTGVAVYAAVMLALERRFQFGLSELLAQVKGAAG is encoded by the coding sequence ATGAAGGGGCGTCTCCGGAAGCTGAAGCGCCTGCTCTCGCCGAACAGCGACCTGGCCTCCCAGACCGTCGTGGGCGGGATGTGGGTCGCGTTCACCAACGGCGGCGGGCGGGTGCTCCACCTCACGATGCTCGTCGTGCTGGCGCGCCTGCTCTCGCCGTCGGAGTTCGGGGTGTTCGGCATCGCGCTGCTGGCGCTCTCGGCACTCCAGCGCTTCTCCCAGCTGGGCATCAACGACGCGCTCGTCCAGCTCCCGGACGCCGACGTCGACGACTACCTTGACACGGCGTTCACGCTCCGGTTCATCCGGGGGGTGGTCATCGCCGCCGTCGCGTACCTCCTCGCGCCGCACGTCGCCAGCGTCTTCGGGGAACCGCGCGCCACCGCGCTCCTCCGCGCCGTCGTGTTCGCCACGCTGTTCCAGACGCTGAACAACCCGGGGACCATCTACTTCGAGAAGGACCTCGAGTTCCACAAGCAGTTCGCCTTCGTCATCAGTGGGACGTTCACGCGCGTCAGCGTCTCCATCGGCTACGCGCTGTTCGTCGAGGCGACCGTGTGGGCGCTCGCCGTGGGCTTTCTCGCCGGCAACTTCGTCCAGATGGTCGCCTCGTACCTCATCCACGACTACCGACCGTGGCCGGGGTTCGACGTGCCGAAGGCCCGCGAGATGGTCGGCTACGGGAAGTGGATCCTCGGGTCGGGCGTCGTCGCATTCCTCTTTCGCGAGGGCGACGACGCCCTCGTCGGCGTCCTCCTCGGGTCGGGGGCGCTGGGGCTGTATCAGCTCTCCTATCGCCTGTCGAACGCGCCCGCGACCGAGATCGCCCAGAGCGTCTCCCGGGTCGTCATGCCAGCCTACTCGAAACTGCAGGAAGACATCGAGGCGGTCCGCGAGGGATTCTTCCGGGCGCTCCGCCTCTCGACGCTGGTGTCCTTCCCGGTCGGCGTCGGTATTATCGTCGTCGCGCCGCCGTTCGTCGCGACGTTCCTCGGCGACCAGTGGACCGAGATGATCGTCCCGATGCAGGTGCTGACGGGCTTCGGCCTGCTCCGGTCGATTCGGTCGCCGACCTCGCCGCTGTTCAAGGCGCTCGGCCGGCCCGACTACATGACCAAGATACAGGCGGTCAGGCTCGCGGTGCTGGCCGTCCTCATCTACCCGCTGACGACGGCGTACGACCTCACGGGGACGGCCGCGGCGGTCCTCGTGACGGGGCTGGTCTCCGCGCCGCTGGGGGCCGTCCTCGCGGCTCGCCTCGTCGAGGACGACGTCACCTCGTTCGCCGCCATCCTGGCGTACCCCGCCCTCGGGAGCGCGGTGATGGGGGCTGCAGCGTGGACGGTCCGAGAGGGCGTCGCCGCGACGGGCCTCGGGTCGCTCGTGACGTTCGTGGCGACCGTGCTGACGGGCGTCGCCGTCTACGCCGCCGTGATGCTCGCGCTCGAACGGCGGTTCCAGTTCGGGCTCTCGGAACTGCTCGCACAGGTCAAGGGCGCGGCGGGCTGA
- a CDS encoding Gfo/Idh/MocA family protein translates to MLDVALIGTGEPDAPGRDGFAMAYRHARAYARLDECRLTACADIVPENARRFADEFGVPDEHVFEDYEAMLAAVEPDVVSVCVPPGVHADIVVGCAESGHVRAVHCEKPMADTWGDCRRMAEVCEREGVQLTINHQLRFGRPFRRAKELLDAGAVGDLRRVEWSREHLFDAGTHAFDLSNYYVDAPVEWVLGNVDYREENRWFGAHNENQAVVQWRYENGVYGLAATGVGREFVGCYLRLVGSEGVLELHDDADLPTLRMRTDGGDWRAVDVGGAGVYRPQTGRLGVARKALAARLPERLPGRESLRRLLVEPRYLDLAVEDVVDSLREDREPELHAGGALAAEELIFAAWESSRRRGRIDLPLDIEDNPLAAMVEAGDLLVTPEP, encoded by the coding sequence ATGCTCGACGTGGCCCTCATCGGCACGGGTGAACCCGACGCCCCCGGACGGGACGGCTTCGCGATGGCGTACCGACACGCGCGCGCCTACGCGCGCCTCGACGAGTGCCGGCTGACCGCCTGTGCAGACATCGTCCCCGAGAACGCTCGACGGTTCGCCGACGAGTTCGGCGTCCCCGACGAGCACGTCTTCGAGGACTACGAGGCGATGCTCGCCGCCGTCGAACCGGACGTGGTGAGCGTCTGCGTCCCGCCCGGTGTCCACGCCGACATCGTCGTCGGCTGTGCCGAGAGCGGGCACGTCCGGGCGGTCCACTGCGAGAAACCCATGGCGGACACGTGGGGCGACTGCAGGCGGATGGCCGAGGTCTGCGAGCGTGAGGGGGTCCAGCTCACCATCAACCACCAGCTCCGGTTCGGTCGCCCGTTCCGCCGCGCGAAGGAACTCCTCGACGCGGGGGCGGTCGGCGACCTGCGGCGGGTCGAGTGGAGCCGCGAGCACCTCTTCGACGCCGGGACGCACGCCTTCGACCTCTCGAACTACTACGTGGACGCGCCCGTCGAGTGGGTGCTCGGCAACGTCGACTACCGCGAGGAGAACCGCTGGTTCGGCGCGCACAACGAGAACCAGGCGGTCGTCCAGTGGCGCTACGAGAACGGCGTCTACGGGCTGGCCGCCACCGGCGTCGGCCGGGAGTTCGTCGGCTGTTATCTCCGCCTCGTCGGGAGCGAGGGCGTCCTCGAACTCCACGACGACGCCGACCTGCCGACGCTCCGGATGCGGACCGACGGGGGGGACTGGCGAGCCGTCGACGTGGGCGGGGCGGGCGTCTATCGTCCGCAGACCGGCCGCCTCGGCGTGGCCCGGAAGGCGCTCGCCGCTCGTCTGCCCGAGCGACTCCCCGGCCGCGAGTCGCTCCGCCGCCTGCTGGTCGAACCGCGCTACCTCGACCTGGCCGTCGAGGACGTCGTCGACTCGCTCCGGGAGGACCGGGAGCCGGAACTCCACGCCGGCGGCGCGCTGGCCGCCGAGGAACTCATCTTCGCCGCGTGGGAGTCCTCGCGGCGGCGCGGCCGGATCGACCTCCCCCTCGACATCGAGGACAACCCGCTGGCGGCGATGGTCGAGGCGGGTGACCTGCTCGTCACGCCCGAACCCTGA
- a CDS encoding glycosyltransferase family 2 protein, whose translation MSVLQSRPDHQADDDAPARPLPANDDDAIERVVEFAPATAVSCSVVVVTYGTDREDVRALLAALDRQTTDDFEVLVVDNGTDWPVVNVAGQYDSVRTYAEAVENLGVTRGRNVGARLATADVVTFLDDDAVPAPDFVASHLREHRENDLFAVRGRVHPATDCVYNRLQSHYDLGDEPAPYYLNIEGNCSVDREAFLELGGFSERLTGRAGHEGIELTYRAVRAGYDREAIRYSPDPVIYHDNAVSFGQYLHKRRYRRRYATDIRDLHPDVFDFTRSYETPGSEREDDATGGLSDRVHELAVLGVVKVVLTLRD comes from the coding sequence ATGTCCGTGCTGCAGTCCCGCCCCGACCACCAGGCCGACGACGACGCCCCGGCGCGTCCCCTGCCGGCGAACGACGACGACGCCATCGAGCGAGTCGTCGAGTTCGCTCCCGCGACCGCCGTCTCCTGTTCCGTCGTCGTCGTGACCTACGGAACCGACCGCGAGGACGTGCGAGCGCTCCTCGCGGCGCTCGACCGGCAGACCACCGACGACTTCGAGGTGCTCGTCGTCGACAACGGGACCGACTGGCCGGTCGTAAACGTCGCCGGGCAGTACGACAGCGTGCGCACCTACGCGGAGGCCGTCGAGAACCTCGGCGTCACCCGCGGGCGGAACGTCGGCGCCCGCCTCGCCACCGCGGACGTGGTGACGTTCCTCGACGACGACGCCGTCCCGGCCCCGGACTTCGTGGCCTCACACCTGCGAGAGCACCGCGAGAACGACCTGTTCGCGGTCCGCGGTCGGGTCCACCCCGCGACCGACTGCGTCTACAACCGCCTGCAGTCGCACTACGACCTCGGGGACGAACCGGCGCCCTACTACCTCAACATCGAGGGGAACTGCTCGGTCGACCGGGAGGCCTTCCTCGAACTGGGCGGGTTCAGCGAGCGCCTGACCGGGCGTGCGGGCCACGAGGGCATCGAGTTGACCTACCGGGCGGTTCGGGCGGGCTACGACCGCGAGGCCATCCGGTACTCCCCCGACCCCGTCATCTACCACGACAACGCCGTTAGTTTCGGCCAGTACCTCCACAAGCGCCGCTACCGCCGTCGCTACGCGACCGACATCAGGGACCTCCACCCGGACGTCTTCGACTTCACCCGGAGCTACGAAACCCCAGGGAGTGAGCGCGAGGACGACGCGACCGGCGGCCTGTCCGACCGGGTCCACGAACTGGCAGTGCTCGGCGTGGTGAAGGTAGTGCTCACTCTGCGGGACTGA
- a CDS encoding glycosyltransferase family 39 protein — translation MRWHRTVATVPHGLVAILLVGAALRFYGLGAEALWTDELITVEFVRAYSPLELFVAIPLNQPHLPLYYVILDLWAAIGGFSATWLRLLSAVFSVLAIPVMYRVGRDLFDHTAGIVSALLFALTQFQVYYAQEVRMYSLVALLSLVSLSLYVRLLGRGGRWRAAGYALATIALAYTHPFGVLVAFAEGLYVLAALRAGTVRLDRPHLGAAAAVTLAILPLLAGLVYKLASFGGASALPYIPPPTPAVVFAVFTGYFAETSIEAAVAFVALLTGGLLVLGVTDGRVTEALDSNPATALGTLADRLSPTDDHGVHLLAVWVLATFFLPIVVSYLLLPVFWPRYTLPAALGFYLLVGRGVTRVRRSHLQVGLVVLLVVAVAPTTAFELTTDTKEQWDEATADIESRADPGALVLVSDLITERGVEHYRTRSDIQVEGVTAAGSGTGRDPVTDAELERTLAGHDEVWLVLSHTNERSDERLKAAVSDGRVLKYERNYVGIEVYRYERPDDGG, via the coding sequence ATGCGCTGGCACCGCACGGTGGCGACGGTCCCCCACGGACTGGTGGCGATTCTGCTCGTCGGGGCGGCCCTCCGGTTTTACGGCCTGGGGGCGGAGGCGCTCTGGACGGACGAACTCATCACGGTCGAGTTCGTCCGCGCGTACTCCCCCCTCGAACTGTTCGTCGCCATCCCGCTGAACCAGCCACACCTCCCGCTGTACTACGTGATCCTCGACCTCTGGGCCGCCATCGGTGGGTTCTCGGCGACGTGGCTCCGCCTGCTGTCGGCGGTGTTCTCCGTCCTCGCCATCCCCGTGATGTACCGCGTCGGCCGGGACCTGTTCGACCACACGGCGGGGATCGTGAGCGCGTTGCTGTTCGCACTCACGCAGTTCCAGGTGTACTACGCACAGGAGGTACGGATGTACAGCCTCGTCGCGTTGCTCTCGCTCGTCTCCCTCTCGCTGTACGTCCGCCTGCTCGGTCGCGGGGGGCGGTGGCGGGCGGCGGGCTACGCGCTCGCGACCATCGCGCTCGCCTACACGCACCCCTTCGGCGTGCTGGTCGCGTTCGCGGAGGGCCTGTACGTGCTGGCGGCGTTGCGGGCCGGCACGGTGCGCCTCGACCGGCCGCACCTCGGCGCGGCGGCTGCCGTGACGCTCGCGATTCTCCCCCTGCTCGCGGGGCTGGTGTACAAGCTCGCGAGCTTCGGCGGGGCGTCGGCGCTCCCCTACATCCCGCCGCCGACGCCCGCCGTGGTGTTCGCCGTCTTCACGGGCTACTTCGCGGAGACGTCCATCGAGGCGGCGGTCGCCTTCGTCGCCCTCCTGACCGGGGGGCTGCTCGTCCTCGGCGTCACGGACGGCCGTGTCACGGAGGCGCTCGACTCGAACCCGGCGACGGCACTCGGGACGCTCGCGGACCGCCTGTCGCCGACCGACGACCACGGCGTCCACCTGCTGGCCGTCTGGGTGCTGGCGACGTTCTTCCTGCCCATCGTCGTCTCCTACCTGCTCCTGCCAGTGTTCTGGCCGCGCTACACGCTCCCGGCGGCGCTCGGGTTCTACCTGCTCGTCGGACGCGGCGTCACCCGCGTCCGGCGCTCGCACCTGCAGGTCGGCCTCGTCGTGTTGCTCGTCGTCGCAGTCGCGCCCACGACGGCGTTCGAACTCACGACTGACACGAAAGAGCAGTGGGACGAGGCCACCGCGGACATCGAGTCGCGGGCCGACCCCGGGGCGCTGGTCCTCGTCAGCGACCTCATCACCGAACGCGGGGTCGAACACTACCGGACGCGCTCGGACATCCAAGTCGAGGGCGTGACCGCCGCCGGGTCGGGGACGGGCCGGGACCCCGTGACAGACGCGGAACTCGAGCGGACGCTCGCGGGCCACGACGAGGTGTGGCTCGTGCTCTCACACACCAACGAACGGTCCGACGAACGGTTGAAGGCCGCCGTGAGCGACGGGCGCGTGCTGAAATACGAGCGTAACTACGTCGGAATCGAGGTCTACCGCTACGAACGGCCCGATGACGGCGGATGA
- a CDS encoding sugar phosphate isomerase/epimerase family protein codes for MTRPAIQLYSLRDLDEPLQDVIRRVADVGFEGIEFATRFEDADVEAVADAIAQTGVEPVGAHIGLDAIEADPAEVARRYSMVGCDRLVIPHLPLAHYRTPDRVRTLARRLDALGARLAEHDAQLVYHNQVHDFLPVVRPGALGRLLTAVNPRAAGNSKPRTAVGLLGDRLYSKYASYPRDVDVERTAFGHLVATTDPETLQFEVDVGSVVAAGYDPREVLEYVGTRAPLVHVKDVAVDGRPGPLSDMESVEPGTGLLDIPAAVEAAEDIGAEWVVYEQDSPADPITTLRNGADALARATGVARLG; via the coding sequence ATGACCCGCCCCGCGATTCAGCTGTACTCCCTGCGGGACCTCGACGAGCCGCTTCAGGACGTCATCCGCCGCGTTGCCGACGTGGGGTTCGAGGGCATCGAGTTCGCGACCCGGTTCGAGGACGCCGACGTCGAGGCCGTCGCGGACGCCATCGCCCAGACCGGCGTCGAACCGGTCGGCGCGCACATCGGCCTCGACGCCATCGAAGCCGACCCCGCGGAGGTCGCCCGCCGCTACTCGATGGTCGGCTGTGACCGCCTCGTCATCCCGCACCTCCCGCTCGCACACTACCGGACGCCCGACCGCGTCCGGACGCTCGCCCGCCGCCTCGACGCACTCGGGGCGCGACTGGCCGAGCACGACGCGCAACTCGTCTACCACAACCAGGTCCACGACTTCCTGCCCGTCGTGCGACCGGGGGCGCTCGGTCGCCTCCTCACGGCCGTCAACCCGCGCGCCGCGGGCAACAGCAAGCCCCGGACCGCCGTCGGCCTCCTCGGCGACCGACTCTACAGCAAGTACGCCAGCTACCCCCGCGACGTGGACGTCGAGCGGACGGCGTTCGGTCACCTCGTCGCCACCACGGACCCCGAGACGCTCCAGTTCGAGGTGGACGTCGGGTCGGTCGTCGCGGCGGGCTACGACCCGCGCGAGGTGCTGGAGTACGTCGGGACCCGGGCACCGCTCGTCCACGTGAAGGACGTCGCCGTCGACGGCCGACCCGGCCCCCTCAGCGACATGGAGTCGGTCGAACCGGGGACGGGACTGCTCGACATCCCCGCCGCCGTCGAGGCCGCCGAGGACATCGGCGCGGAGTGGGTCGTCTACGAACAGGACAGTCCCGCCGACCCCATCACCACGCTCCGCAACGGGGCCGACGCCCTCGCCCGGGCGACGGGCGTGGCTCGACTCGGCTGA